From a region of the Magnetococcales bacterium genome:
- a CDS encoding ATP-binding cassette domain-containing protein, with the protein MQPLLHLDRVVMPPPLGRSPLTLSIQPGERWAFLGPEACGKSTLLRLLAGLQAPAAGVIRLENKPLPQWSDQERSRLLGVLFQDPEPRFLTQQVWEEVALVPASRGMTGSQLDRHCHAALLQAGLSPALARRSPDTLSASQCARLALAAVLAATPRLLLADEPGRDLAPDGELALAATLQNLTHSGTTTVIFTSHPIRAQRFASTIIPLDPPA; encoded by the coding sequence ATGCAACCCCTGCTTCATCTTGATCGGGTGGTCATGCCACCACCCCTGGGAAGATCGCCCCTGACCCTCTCGATCCAGCCTGGCGAACGGTGGGCATTTCTGGGTCCGGAAGCGTGCGGCAAGAGTACCCTGCTGCGTCTTCTGGCCGGTCTGCAAGCACCCGCCGCCGGGGTGATCCGTCTGGAAAACAAACCGCTGCCGCAGTGGTCCGATCAGGAACGCTCCCGTCTCCTGGGAGTCCTGTTTCAGGACCCCGAACCCCGTTTTTTGACCCAACAGGTCTGGGAAGAGGTGGCCCTGGTCCCGGCCAGTCGCGGCATGACGGGTTCGCAGCTTGACCGGCATTGTCACGCGGCCCTGCTTCAGGCCGGGTTGTCGCCAGCCCTGGCCCGACGCTCCCCGGATACCTTGTCGGCCTCTCAATGTGCCCGGCTGGCACTTGCTGCCGTCCTGGCCGCCACGCCGCGCCTCCTCCTGGCCGATGAACCCGGTCGTGATCTTGCCCCGGATGGTGAACTTGCCCTGGCCGCCACCTTGCAAAATTTGACCCATTCCGGAACCACCACCGTCATCTTCACCAGCCATCCGATCCGCGCCCAGCGTTTTGCCAGCACCATCATTCCCCTGGATCCGCCCGCGTGA
- a CDS encoding sel1 repeat family protein, with the protein MVRKYFDGWGLWILLAGMGWFGTLWAEQQESRVCLAYFLSQEMERARATCQPLAEEKNDPAAHFVMGTLWENGAVLPRDLQKALHHYTLAAEAGRPEAQYNLGVFYQRGRGVNQDPDVAQIWFARSAEQGFAPAMHNLASLLPPSQARVWYQRAATAGYTPAMNNLAQLLSQLPGRDKPSAENLAEAVTWWRRGAEKGDGESAFWLALALLDGRGTPADPVQARNWLEKAAAQGSADAHLILGRIYRSGQGVARDEQKSMDHLRQAAEKGLAPAQYNLGLLLLTASPHLANREEAMRWLDRSGQSGFPPAVAMLERLKSGHPVQPGP; encoded by the coding sequence ATGGTGCGGAAATATTTTGACGGATGGGGCTTGTGGATCCTGTTGGCGGGGATGGGTTGGTTTGGCACGCTCTGGGCCGAACAACAGGAATCCCGGGTCTGTCTGGCCTATTTTTTATCCCAGGAGATGGAGAGGGCACGGGCAACCTGCCAACCCCTGGCCGAGGAGAAAAATGACCCGGCGGCCCATTTCGTCATGGGAACGTTGTGGGAAAACGGGGCTGTTTTGCCACGGGATTTACAGAAGGCGCTGCACCATTACACCCTGGCTGCCGAGGCCGGTCGCCCGGAAGCCCAGTACAATCTGGGGGTGTTTTATCAACGGGGGCGGGGCGTGAACCAGGATCCGGATGTGGCGCAAATCTGGTTTGCCCGCTCCGCCGAGCAGGGATTTGCCCCGGCCATGCACAATCTGGCTTCCCTGCTTCCCCCCTCCCAGGCGCGGGTGTGGTACCAGCGGGCCGCCACTGCCGGCTATACTCCCGCCATGAACAATCTGGCGCAATTGTTGTCGCAACTGCCCGGCAGGGATAAACCCTCTGCGGAAAATCTGGCCGAGGCCGTCACCTGGTGGCGACGCGGGGCGGAAAAAGGGGATGGCGAAAGCGCCTTCTGGCTGGCCCTGGCCCTGCTGGATGGCCGGGGAACTCCCGCCGATCCGGTGCAGGCACGCAATTGGCTGGAAAAAGCCGCTGCCCAGGGATCTGCCGATGCCCATCTGATTCTGGGACGGATTTATCGTTCCGGTCAGGGCGTTGCCAGGGATGAACAAAAATCCATGGACCATTTGCGACAGGCAGCGGAAAAAGGTCTGGCACCGGCCCAATACAATCTGGGCCTGCTCCTGTTGACCGCTTCACCCCATCTGGCCAACCGCGAGGAGGCCATGCGCTGGTTGGATCGCTCCGGACAAAGTGGTTTCCCGCCAGCCGTTGCCATGCTGGAACGGTTGAAATCCGGGCATCCTGTCCAGCCGGGTCCATGA
- a CDS encoding UDP-N-acetylmuramate--L-alanine ligase, giving the protein MYEKINRLHFVGIGGIGMSGIAEVLINLGYVISGSDVAENANVVRLRRLGANIQIGHAAHQVGEAHAVVYSSAVTADNPEMVAARRRRIPVVPRAEMLAELMRFKYSIAIAGTHGKTTTTSLIATLLGEAGMDPTVVNGGIVKSLGSNAHLGRGDFLVTEADESDGSFLKLFPTMAVVTNMDPEHMEHYGHFDAVRRAFREFVAKVPFYGLIILCRDHPEVKAMLPDLGDKRVVTYGLSEGADIRAVEVVQEGIRTRFRVEVTADPQAAPVDWGWVSLSLPGLHNVTNTLAAIAVARELDIPWATVTHTLAGFKGVQRRFDLLLNTPERVVIDDYGHHPVEIQATLAAVRAGFGRERRLVVAFQPHRYTRVRDHFQAFAASFGETDLVLVDHIYPAGETPPEDPPLGERGQEILMTAIREQSRTRTAPLPGGSAWIADLTAHLVPGDIVLFLGAGNISQRARAYAGSLT; this is encoded by the coding sequence ATGTACGAAAAAATCAATCGTTTGCATTTTGTGGGTATCGGCGGCATCGGCATGAGCGGCATTGCCGAGGTCCTCATCAATCTGGGGTATGTGATCTCCGGCTCGGATGTGGCGGAAAATGCCAATGTTGTGCGTCTGCGCCGTCTGGGAGCGAACATCCAGATCGGTCATGCGGCCCACCAGGTGGGCGAGGCCCATGCCGTGGTGTATTCGTCGGCGGTCACGGCGGACAATCCCGAAATGGTGGCCGCCCGCCGCCGCCGCATTCCGGTCGTGCCCCGGGCGGAAATGCTCGCCGAGCTGATGCGGTTCAAATACAGCATCGCCATTGCCGGAACCCATGGCAAAACCACGACGACCTCCCTGATCGCCACGCTGCTGGGCGAGGCCGGCATGGATCCGACCGTGGTCAATGGCGGCATCGTCAAATCCCTGGGAAGCAATGCCCATCTGGGACGGGGCGATTTTCTGGTCACCGAGGCGGATGAGTCGGACGGCTCCTTCCTGAAGCTGTTTCCCACCATGGCCGTGGTGACCAACATGGATCCGGAACACATGGAACACTATGGCCACTTCGATGCCGTGCGCCGGGCTTTTCGGGAATTTGTGGCCAAGGTGCCTTTTTATGGTTTGATCATCCTGTGCCGGGACCACCCCGAGGTCAAAGCCATGCTGCCGGATCTGGGCGACAAGCGGGTTGTCACCTACGGCTTGTCAGAGGGGGCGGACATTCGGGCGGTGGAGGTCGTGCAGGAAGGGATCCGTACCCGGTTCCGGGTCGAGGTGACCGCCGATCCGCAGGCCGCACCGGTCGATTGGGGATGGGTCTCCCTCTCGCTGCCCGGATTGCACAACGTGACCAATACCCTGGCTGCCATTGCCGTGGCCCGGGAACTGGACATACCCTGGGCTACGGTGACTCACACCCTGGCCGGCTTCAAGGGGGTGCAGCGCCGCTTTGACCTGCTGCTGAACACCCCGGAGCGGGTGGTGATCGACGATTATGGTCACCATCCGGTGGAAATTCAGGCCACACTGGCCGCCGTGCGGGCCGGGTTTGGCCGGGAACGGCGTCTCGTGGTGGCGTTTCAGCCGCATCGTTATACCCGGGTCCGGGATCACTTTCAGGCATTTGCCGCCAGCTTTGGGGAGACCGACCTCGTGCTGGTGGATCACATTTATCCGGCTGGCGAGACGCCGCCCGAGGATCCCCCCCTGGGCGAGCGGGGTCAGGAAATCCTGATGACGGCCATCCGCGAACAAAGCCGGACCCGGACCGCCCCCCTGCCCGGCGGCAGCGCCTGGATTGCCGACCTGACGGCGCATCTGGTACCGGGTGATATTGTCCTGTTTCTGGGAGCCGGCAACATATCCCAGCGGGCACGCGCCTACGCCGGTTCGCTGACTTGA
- the murB gene encoding UDP-N-acetylmuramate dehydrogenase — MTTPDFPVLTRPVAEQVSLTPHTTWRLGGPARWMVFPVTTLEIAQLVQRLAGKVPWLVLGGGSNVLVDDAGFHGVVLNLTAGLNRLHLVDAVTIEAEAGVSTRALAHFARHQGLTGAEFLSGIPGSVGGALRMNAGAYGGDMSKILLSARILTPTGQEQEQTPRELGMSYRHTNLAAGSIFLSGRFRLQSEDPAIIRRTMQDFNHRRIASQPLNHPSAGSVFCNPPRGPAAWRLIEAAGLRGVWQGQAQVAEKHCNFILNRGGARSRDVLTLMETIREKVLHDSGIELKPEVCVLSPDGTSPPW; from the coding sequence GTGACGACGCCCGATTTTCCGGTTCTGACCCGGCCTGTGGCCGAGCAGGTTTCCCTGACCCCCCACACCACCTGGCGACTGGGCGGTCCGGCTCGCTGGATGGTGTTTCCCGTGACAACTTTGGAAATTGCCCAGTTGGTGCAGCGTCTGGCCGGCAAGGTGCCCTGGCTGGTTCTGGGCGGAGGCAGTAACGTCCTGGTCGATGATGCCGGTTTCCATGGGGTTGTCTTGAATCTGACTGCCGGCCTGAACCGGCTGCATTTGGTGGATGCGGTGACCATCGAGGCCGAGGCCGGCGTTTCCACCCGCGCCCTGGCCCACTTTGCCCGCCACCAGGGCCTGACAGGTGCGGAATTTCTCTCCGGCATTCCCGGGAGCGTGGGGGGTGCCCTGCGGATGAATGCCGGTGCCTACGGTGGCGACATGAGCAAAATTCTTTTGTCTGCACGGATTTTGACGCCGACCGGTCAGGAACAGGAACAGACGCCCCGGGAACTCGGCATGTCCTATCGACATACCAATCTTGCTGCCGGGAGCATTTTTTTGTCGGGACGGTTTCGGTTGCAATCGGAAGATCCGGCCATCATTCGGCGGACCATGCAGGATTTCAATCACCGCCGCATCGCCAGCCAACCCCTGAATCACCCCTCGGCAGGCAGCGTGTTTTGCAATCCCCCGCGGGGGCCTGCCGCCTGGCGCCTGATCGAAGCCGCCGGATTGCGGGGCGTGTGGCAGGGCCAGGCACAGGTGGCGGAAAAACACTGTAATTTCATCCTTAATCGTGGGGGTGCCCGGAGTCGGGATGTTTTGACATTGATGGAAACGATTCGGGAAAAAGTATTGCATGACAGTGGGATAGAGTTGAAACCGGAAGTGTGCGTCCTCTCCCCGGATGGGACATCACCGCCGTGGTGA
- a CDS encoding AAA family ATPase, translating to MNQQGPSIISRLLSDAEEILLGKGRQIRLAMACLLAGGHLLIEDRPGVGKTTLALTLARLLGLGFQRIQFTSDLLPADLLGVSVLARESGQFRWHPGPVFTPLLLADEINRGMPKVQSALLEAMEEGQVTVEGETRPLPRPFFVIATQNPLEHAGTFPLPDSQLDRFLICLDLGLPDPRAERTLLEGESRRHLLGRLQPRMDPATVLELQIAAARVHAAPPLLDYIQNLLAFSRHSTDFREGGLSPRAGLGLLAAARAWAFMAERPHLLPEDVQAVLPGIVGHRLRLHTRAGMDVGRHLLTSVPVP from the coding sequence ATGAATCAACAAGGACCCTCAATCATCAGCCGATTGTTGTCTGACGCCGAAGAGATTCTTCTGGGCAAGGGGCGACAGATCCGTCTGGCCATGGCCTGTCTGCTCGCCGGGGGGCACCTGCTGATCGAGGATCGCCCAGGGGTGGGCAAGACCACCCTGGCCCTGACCCTGGCCCGTCTGCTGGGCCTGGGGTTTCAGCGGATACAGTTCACGAGTGATCTCCTGCCGGCTGATCTCCTGGGTGTCTCCGTGTTGGCGCGGGAGAGCGGCCAGTTTCGTTGGCATCCGGGACCGGTTTTCACCCCGCTCCTTCTCGCCGACGAAATCAACCGGGGCATGCCCAAGGTCCAGAGTGCCTTGCTGGAAGCCATGGAGGAAGGTCAGGTAACCGTGGAGGGGGAGACAAGACCCCTGCCCAGACCCTTTTTTGTCATTGCCACGCAAAATCCCCTGGAACATGCAGGCACCTTTCCCCTCCCCGACTCGCAGCTCGACCGGTTTCTCATCTGCCTGGATCTGGGCCTGCCGGATCCCAGGGCCGAACGGACACTCCTGGAAGGGGAGTCCCGCCGTCACCTGCTCGGGCGTTTGCAGCCACGCATGGATCCGGCAACCGTGCTGGAGTTGCAGATCGCGGCGGCCCGTGTGCATGCAGCCCCCCCGCTCCTGGATTACATCCAGAATCTCCTCGCCTTTTCCCGCCACTCTACCGATTTTCGGGAGGGAGGCCTGTCGCCACGGGCCGGTCTGGGTTTGTTGGCTGCGGCCCGGGCGTGGGCCTTCATGGCCGAACGACCCCATCTCCTGCCCGAAGATGTCCAGGCAGTCCTGCCGGGCATCGTGGGACACCGCCTGCGGCTCCATACCCGGGCCGGAATGGATGTCGGCAGGCATCTCCTGACTTCGGTTCCGGTGCCCTGA
- a CDS encoding DUF58 domain-containing protein codes for MPDDILQSRCPLPTLLDGHRFQVAPDWFGIGILLVILVVALQTGLNLALGLVALLLGVSLVSILHAWRNLAGIRAVPLHPAAVFAGETACFPVQLAATGQDARWAIRVRTDTKTATSSPETVHVPPVGQVIQEIHLPTTRRGWLALTGVWIETDYPLGLARVRTPLDGTWQCLVYPQPEQASLPLPVEPGGSIGQGQGSGEDDLADLRLYHPGDPLHKIHWKSSAKRDELLVREFSGHGEPVVWLQWERLAMLDDEARLSRLCRWVLDADAMGVTFGLRVPGVTIAPARGDAHCVQCLTALALHDVERLCNP; via the coding sequence ATGCCAGATGACATTCTCCAGTCTCGCTGTCCATTGCCGACGCTCCTGGATGGGCACCGTTTCCAGGTGGCCCCCGACTGGTTCGGCATCGGCATCCTGCTCGTCATCCTGGTCGTGGCCCTGCAAACCGGCTTGAACCTGGCCCTGGGATTGGTCGCCCTGTTGCTCGGGGTCTCCCTGGTGTCGATTCTCCATGCCTGGCGCAACCTGGCCGGCATTCGGGCCGTGCCCTTGCACCCGGCAGCCGTGTTTGCCGGTGAAACAGCATGTTTTCCCGTGCAACTGGCAGCCACCGGCCAGGATGCGCGATGGGCCATCCGGGTACGGACCGACACCAAAACAGCCACCTCCTCTCCAGAAACGGTGCATGTGCCGCCAGTCGGCCAGGTGATCCAGGAAATTCATCTCCCAACTACCCGGCGGGGTTGGCTGGCATTGACCGGGGTCTGGATCGAAACCGATTATCCTTTGGGATTGGCCAGGGTGCGAACGCCCCTGGATGGCACATGGCAATGTCTCGTCTATCCACAACCGGAGCAGGCGTCGTTGCCGTTACCGGTGGAACCGGGCGGCAGTATCGGCCAGGGGCAGGGATCGGGCGAGGATGATCTGGCCGATTTGCGCCTGTACCACCCCGGAGACCCCCTCCATAAAATTCATTGGAAATCCTCGGCCAAACGGGATGAACTGCTGGTACGGGAATTTTCCGGCCATGGTGAACCGGTGGTGTGGTTGCAATGGGAACGTCTGGCCATGCTGGACGATGAGGCCCGTCTTTCCCGCTTGTGTCGCTGGGTTTTGGATGCCGATGCCATGGGGGTCACTTTCGGGTTGAGGGTGCCGGGAGTGACCATCGCCCCGGCGCGTGGGGATGCGCATTGTGTCCAATGTCTGACGGCGTTGGCGCTGCATGATGTGGAACGCCTGTGCAATCCATGA
- a CDS encoding glycosyltransferase has product MARILILIGAHLASAPRPQKEAMALLAAGHDVEILGVWSSQAWVERDALLMQEGIWHFQPALDFRPQGWRGKVKNIGVRLQSRWARELYQRRGRVTPALLGYGVHHLLRAALARRADLTIVHAEGGLWVGEQLRQAGLRVGVDFEDWFSEDLTAAMRQSRPLTFLRRLEQDALRNCRYALTTSHALAASLAERYETPAPQVVYNVFPWADRETLDTLALDRPPGRQRVSLHWFSQTLGPGRGLEFLFAALPHMRIPVEIHLRAQDSPGSRAWLARQLSPVWRERVFVHPLVPNRDLLSRIAEHDVGLSLDDTVIPSRDLTVTNKLFQYLLAGLFIVATDTRGQREILGDHPEAGILVPSGDARHLAAALDELAGNPLRLAAGRKAALELAKSRYCWELQAPVVVEAVERALQ; this is encoded by the coding sequence ATGGCCAGAATCTTGATTCTGATCGGTGCCCATCTTGCTTCGGCACCCCGACCACAAAAAGAGGCCATGGCCCTGCTGGCCGCCGGTCATGACGTGGAGATCCTGGGTGTCTGGTCCAGCCAGGCCTGGGTGGAGCGGGATGCCTTGCTGATGCAAGAGGGAATCTGGCATTTTCAGCCGGCATTGGATTTTCGACCCCAGGGCTGGCGAGGCAAGGTCAAAAATATTGGGGTGCGTCTCCAGTCCCGCTGGGCCAGGGAACTGTATCAACGCCGGGGCCGGGTGACGCCCGCCCTGCTTGGATACGGAGTACACCATCTGTTGCGGGCCGCCCTGGCCCGCCGGGCGGATTTGACCATCGTGCATGCCGAAGGAGGGTTGTGGGTCGGAGAACAACTCCGGCAGGCCGGTCTGCGGGTGGGAGTGGATTTCGAGGATTGGTTTTCCGAGGATTTGACTGCGGCCATGCGGCAGAGTCGCCCACTGACCTTTTTGCGGCGGCTGGAACAGGATGCCTTGCGGAATTGTCGTTATGCCCTGACCACGTCCCATGCCCTGGCGGCCAGTCTGGCGGAACGTTATGAGACACCCGCGCCGCAGGTGGTCTACAATGTATTTCCCTGGGCGGATCGGGAAACGCTGGATACCCTCGCCCTGGATCGACCCCCGGGGCGGCAGAGGGTCTCCCTGCACTGGTTTTCCCAGACTCTGGGTCCGGGTCGCGGTCTGGAGTTTCTTTTTGCGGCCCTGCCGCATATGCGCATTCCGGTCGAAATTCACCTGCGTGCCCAGGATTCGCCAGGCTCTCGGGCGTGGCTGGCCCGGCAACTGTCTCCTGTCTGGCGGGAACGGGTTTTTGTCCACCCCCTGGTCCCGAACCGGGATTTGTTGTCGCGCATTGCCGAACACGATGTGGGGCTGTCCCTGGATGACACGGTCATTCCGAGTCGGGATTTGACCGTCACGAATAAATTGTTCCAGTATTTGCTGGCGGGATTGTTTATTGTGGCCACGGATACCCGGGGGCAGAGGGAGATTCTGGGTGACCATCCCGAGGCCGGCATTCTGGTGCCATCCGGCGATGCCCGCCACCTGGCGGCAGCACTTGATGAATTGGCAGGCAATCCGTTACGCTTGGCCGCTGGCAGGAAGGCGGCTCTGGAACTGGCCAAATCCCGTTATTGCTGGGAACTTCAGGCTCCGGTTGTTGTGGAGGCAGTGGAACGGGCACTGCAATAA